Proteins encoded in a region of the Paramagnetospirillum magneticum AMB-1 genome:
- a CDS encoding BON domain-containing protein → MTGVRPLLNVLIIAAMGGLLSGCAATVVGAGASAGVAAAEERGLDGAVDDLKIRTEINHLWFQKDVEMYRKVNLNISEGRVMLTGVVPTDQARADAVRLSWQATGVKEVLNEIQVLAAGESGWDQANDLWIQNKLKARLLTDSDVKNINYVVDVTDSVVYLLGIAQSSAELDRVIAHARDVSGVKRVISHVRLKTDPRRNGG, encoded by the coding sequence GTGACCGGGGTTCGACCACTGCTCAATGTCCTGATCATCGCCGCCATGGGTGGCCTGTTGTCCGGCTGCGCCGCCACCGTGGTGGGTGCGGGAGCCTCGGCCGGTGTCGCCGCCGCCGAGGAGCGCGGCCTGGACGGCGCCGTGGATGATCTGAAAATCCGCACTGAAATCAATCACCTGTGGTTTCAGAAGGATGTGGAGATGTACCGCAAGGTCAATCTCAACATCTCGGAAGGCCGGGTGATGCTGACCGGTGTCGTCCCCACCGACCAGGCCCGCGCCGATGCGGTGCGGCTGTCCTGGCAGGCGACGGGGGTCAAGGAAGTGCTGAACGAGATCCAGGTGCTGGCCGCCGGCGAGTCCGGCTGGGACCAGGCCAACGATCTGTGGATTCAGAACAAGCTGAAAGCCCGCCTACTCACCGATTCCGACGTGAAGAACATCAACTACGTCGTCGACGTCACCGATTCGGTGGTCTATCTGCTGGGCATCGCCCAGAGCAGTGCCGAGCTTGACCGGGTCATCGCCCATGCCCGCGACGTCAGCGGCGTCAAGCGGGTGATCAGCCATGTGCGCCTGAAGACCGATCCCCGGCGGAACGGCGGCTGA